Proteins from a single region of Microtus ochrogaster isolate Prairie Vole_2 linkage group LG5, MicOch1.0, whole genome shotgun sequence:
- the Fut9 gene encoding alpha-(1,3)-fucosyltransferase 9, with the protein MIKIVMSIKEAKGDEKIMTSTSKGILRPFLIVCIILACFMACLLIYIKPTNSWVFSPMESASTVLKMKNFFSSKSDYFNETTILVWVWPFGQTFDLTSCQAMFNIHGCHLTTDRSLYNKSHAVLIHHRDISWDLTNLPQQARPPFQKWIWMNLESPTHTPQKSGIEHLFNLTLTYRRDSDIQVPYGFLTVSTNPFVFEVPNKEKLVCWVVSNWNPEHARVKYYNELSKSIEIHTYGQAFGEYVNDKNLIPTISTCKFYLSFENSIHKDYITEKLYNAFLAGSVPVVLGPSRENYENYIPADSFIHVEDYNSPSELAKYLKEVDKNNKLYLSYFNWRKDFTVNLPRFWESHACLACDHVKRHQEYKSVGNLEKWFWN; encoded by the coding sequence AAAAAATTATGACATCAACATCCAAAGGCATTCTTCGTCCATTTCTAATCGTCTGCATCATCCTGGCCTGCTTCATGGCGTGTCTGCTTATTTACATCAAGCCGACCAACAGCTGGGTCTTCAGTCCGATGGAATCTGCCAGTACtgtcctgaaaatgaaaaatttcttctCCTCAAAATCTGATTATTTTAACGAAACCACTATTCTGGTTTGGGTGTGGCCCTTTGGGCAGACCTTTGACCTTACATCGTGCCAAGCGATGTTCAACATCCACGGATGCCATCTCACGACAGACCGCTCACTGTACAACAAATCCCACGCGGTCCTGATACACCACAGAGACATCAGCTGGGATCTGACCAATTTACCTCAGCAGGCGAGGCCACCCTTTCAGAAATGGATTTGGATGAATTTAGAGTCACCCACTCACACTCCCCAGAAGAGTGGGATCGAGCACTTGTTCAACCTGACACTAACTTATCGCCGTGATTCCGATATCCAAGTGCCTTACGGCTTCTTGACGGTGAGCACAAATCCCTTTGTGTTTGAAGTGCCAAACAAAGAGAAACTGGTGTGCTGGGTTGTGAGTAACTGGAACCCTGAGCATGCCAGGGTCAAGTATTATAACGAGCTCAGCAAGAGTATTGAAATCCATACCTATGGGCAAGCATTTGGAGAATACGTGAATGACAAGAACTTGATTCCCACTATATCTACTTGtaaattttacctttcttttgaaaattcaatTCACAAAGATTACATCACAGAAAAGCTTTACAATGCATTTTTGGCTGGCTCAGTACCCGTTGTCCTGGGACCATCTAGGGAAAACTATGAGAATTACATTCCAgctgattcattcattcatgtggaAGATTATAACTCTCCCAGTGAGCTGGCAAAATATCTAAAGGAAGTTGACAAAAACAATAAGTTGTACCTTAGTTACTTTAACTGGAGGAAGGATTTCACTGTCAACCTCCCACGATTCTGGgaatcacatgcatgcctggcttGTGATCATGTAAAAAGGCATCAAGAATATAAGTCCGTTGGTAATTTAGAGAAATGGTTTTGGAATTAA